ACCCTACCGGCGTCAAGTTCAAAAAATACTATCCTGAACATATCCGTCTCATCCCCGACTTTTTCCCTTCGAAGCAGCTTTCTGACGCCATCGGCGGGAGGAAAGCGAAGGTGATAACATCGATATCGATGTTCTATGATCTCGAGGATCCGCTCGCCTTCGTTCGTGCGATACATGACCGGCTTGCCGACGACGGTGTGTGGGTGTTCGAGCAGAGTTATATGCCCACCATGCTCGCCATGCGGTCATACGACACGGTGTGCCACGAGCATTTGGAATACTACGCGCTCACGCAGATAGAATGGATGATGAAAAAGACCGGGATGAAGATCATTGATGTCGAATTCAATGCGGTCAACGGCGGTAGTTTTTCCGTCACCGCAGCGAAGGAGGCATCGTCCTTTGCCGTTGCTTCGTCCGTCGGTGCAGCGATGGACGCGGAGCGCGAGAAAATGCTCGATACCCTTGAGCCCTACAAGGCTTTCGCTGATGCGATAGTGAAGCATCGCGATGAATTGCTCGCTTTCTTCACAGAGGCAAAACGTGCCGGGAAGAAAGTGATAGGCTACGGCGCATCGACCAAAGGGAATGTCATATTGCAGTATTGCGGACTCACGGAAAAGTATCTCCCGTGCATAGCCGAGGTGAACGAGAATAAATTCGGGAGCGTGACCCCCGGCACGAAGATACCCATCGTGTCCGAGGCGGATGCGCGCGCACAGAAGCCGGATTATTTCATGGTATTTCCGTGGCATTTCAGGAACACCATCATCGAGCGTGAATCGGCGTATCTCGCCGCCGGCGGGCGACTGGTATTCCCGCTGCCGAAGATAGAGATCGTGCAATGACGGCTCTTATCGTCGGCTGCAGGGGCCAGGACGGGAAATTGCTTTCCGACATGCTCCGTGACAAGGGCTATGCCGTTATCGGCATCGATGTCGGTCACGTTGAATCACACGGCATTGCTTACGATACACCCATCGATATTTCCGATGCCGCTGCAGTGCACGGACTTCTTGATGCGATATCGTTCGACGAGATATATTATTTCGCAGCATATCATCATTCGTCCGAGGATGAGCCTATTGAGCCGAGCGTGCTCATCGCGGAAAGCTATCGCATCAATGTGTTCGGGCTCGTGAATTTCCTCGATGCAATGCGGCGGACGAAGCATTCGCGCATGTTCTATGCGGCATCATCATTATTGTATAGCAGTGATACAGATTCGACACAGAAAGAATCGAGCCCTTGTGAACCTTCAACGGTATACGGGATAACGAAGTGGGACG
This sequence is a window from Spirochaetota bacterium. Protein-coding genes within it:
- a CDS encoding class I SAM-dependent methyltransferase is translated as MKLYTEISSCRICGNKQLAPILELGTQALTGIFPKSRNDEVPAGPLSLVKCMDGCGLVQLAHNYHLPTLYGDNYGYRSGLNKSMVAHLHAKVERILSQVALADGDLVIDIGSNDSTLLQAYPRTAELVGVDPTGVKFKKYYPEHIRLIPDFFPSKQLSDAIGGRKAKVITSISMFYDLEDPLAFVRAIHDRLADDGVWVFEQSYMPTMLAMRSYDTVCHEHLEYYALTQIEWMMKKTGMKIIDVEFNAVNGGSFSVTAAKEASSFAVASSVGAAMDAEREKMLDTLEPYKAFADAIVKHRDELLAFFTEAKRAGKKVIGYGASTKGNVILQYCGLTEKYLPCIAEVNENKFGSVTPGTKIPIVSEADARAQKPDYFMVFPWHFRNTIIERESAYLAAGGRLVFPLPKIEIVQ